One Pempheris klunzingeri isolate RE-2024b chromosome 22, fPemKlu1.hap1, whole genome shotgun sequence DNA segment encodes these proteins:
- the LOC139221812 gene encoding 4-galactosyl-N-acetylglucosaminide 3-alpha-L-fucosyltransferase 9-like codes for MSVLACQWTSLRPLVFGSLVISSFLVLFFVYYKPDIKFPTFDFNMERDRPPCPVTLCAQSAQSQNSNPNCSIELHINPNHSYTQNIPAAAEDTEPDTIVLIWMWPFGFKFDLSCNIFNIRRCHLTDDRTLYNKAHGVLFHHRDIHSDLAGMPTEPRPYFQKWVWSNMESPTNSAQNPKLNHLFNLTSNYRHDSSIPVPYGHLEPLTPEDESFKLPAKDKLVCWIVSNWNPRYKRVQFYNELKKHVKIHAYGNAFGQRLSNQDYSTIVSSCKFYLSFENSVHKDYITEKLFKPMMLGSVPIVLGPSRENYEDHIPGDSFIHVNDFSSAKKLSERLLYLDRSDSDYMRYFNWKNWLKVKMALFGREHACRTCSYLQKHRGYQAFHDLNKWYWG; via the coding sequence ATGTCCGTCTTGGCCTGCCAGTGGACTTCTCTGCGCCCACTTGTCTTCGGCAGCCTGGTGATTTCGAGTTTTCTAGTGCTTTTCTTCGTATACTACAAGCCCGACATCAAGTTCCCCACTTTTGACTTTAACATGGAGAGAGATCGTCCCCCCTGTCCTGTAACTCTGTGTGCACAGAGCGCACAGAGCCAGAACTCAAACCCAAACTGTTCCATCGAGCTGCACATTAACCCAAATCACAGTTACACCCAGAACATCCCGGCGGCAGCAGAGGACACTGAGCCTGACACTATTGTATTGATTTGGATGTGGCCGTTTGGCTTCAAGTTTGATCTCAGCTGTAACATCTTTAACATCAGGAGATGCCACTTGACAGATGATAGGACTCTGTACAACAAAGCCCACGGGGTTCTCTTCCACCACAGGGACATTCATAGTGATCTAGCGGGCATGCCAACAGAGCCGCGGCCCTATTTTCAGAAATGGGTGTGGTCAAACATGGAGTCACCAACAAACTCAGCTCAAAACCCAAAGCTTAATCACTTATTCAACTTGACATCTAATTATCGGCATGACTCGAGTATTCCTGTGCCTTATGGGCATCTGGAGCCGCTGACACCTGAGGATGAGAGTTTCAAACTGCCAGCGAAGGACAAGTTGGTGTGTTGGATTGTGAGCAACTGGAACCCGCGGTACAAACGTGTCCAGTTCTACAATGAATTgaaaaaacatgtcaagattCATGCTTACGGAAACGCCTTTGGGCAACGCCTGAGTAACCAGGACTATTCAACAATAGTTTCTAGTTGTAAATTCTACCTCTCCTTTGAAAACTCTGTTCACAAAGACTATATCACAGAGAAGCTATTCAAACCTATGATGCTAGGAAGTGTACCAATAGTTTTGGGCCCTTCAAGGGAAAATTATGAGGACCACATCCCGGGAGATTCTTTCATTCATGTCAATGACTTTTCCAGTGCAAAGAAGCTGTCAGAGAGGCTTCTTTATCTGGACCGCAGCGATTCTGACTACATGAGATACTTTAACTGGAAAAACTGgttaaaagtgaaaatggcTCTGTTTGGTAGAGAGCACGCTTGCAGAACTTGTAGTTacttacaaaaacacagagggtaTCAAGCTTTTCATGATCTTAACAAATGGTACTGGGGTTAA